The DNA region AGAAAAGACTGACAGACAACAAAGGCGGCCACGAGACCTCGGACGAGTGGACCTTGGTCGCACCAAGATCCCACTATCGTGTGACAACAAACAGACGAGAGCCCACGTTTGAGGAGTATGCATCCTCAAACGTGGGCTCTTGGACTACTGCTGGTGACCTACCTGGTCTCATCGATGATGCGGACGGGCCGGTCGGCCTTGGCCTTGTCCGACGCCTCCCGCATCTCGATGATGTCGGTGGCCAGGTCGCCGATCTCCCTGGCGATGTCGCGCACCGCCCCGGTGATGATCAGCGCGATCCGCCCCACGTGGTTGGCGGCGGACTCGGTGACCTCCTGCACGGTGTCCTTCGCCGCCTCGAAGTCGCTGACCATGGTCGCTCCCGTTCCGGTGTCCGTCATGCCGCGCGCACCGCGCGGCCACCGCCGACGGTACCGGCAGGCGGGTTGTCCGGCCTGTCCCAGAGCCGGTCCGGAAGGGCAAGACGCACGATCTTCACAAACACCGACGTGAGCTGCTTGGCGAAACCGCCCGTGTTGTACTGCAGGCCGTACTTGGCGCAGATCGCGCGGACCTCGGGGGCCATCTCCGGGTAGCGCCGCGCCGGGATGTCGGGGAAGAGGTGGTGCTCGATCTGGTGGGAGAGGTTGCCGGACATGATGTGGAACAGGGGGCCGCCGGTGATGTTGGCCGAGCCGAGCATCTGCCGGTAGTACCACTGGCCGCGGCTCTCGTTCTCCGTCTCCTCTTCGGTGAAGCTCTGCACCCCGGCCGGGAAGTGGCCGCAGAAGATGATGGAGAACGCCCACACGTTGCGCACGAAGTTGGCCGTGAGGTTGCCCGCGAGGGTGGTGACGAACATGGGGCCGGTGAGCGCCGGGAACAGGACGTAGTCCTTGATGGTCTGCTTGAGTCCCTTGTGCCACATGCGTTTGCGGGCGGCGGCGCCCTCGGACCACTTCTTCTCGCCGGACAGGATCCGGTCCGCCTCAAGATCGTGCAGCATCACGCCCCACTGGAAGAACGCCATCAGCGCGAGCGCGTACGCCGGATTGCCCAGGTAGTACGGGTTCCACTTCTGCGCCGGGTCC from Alloactinosynnema sp. L-07 includes:
- a CDS encoding acyl-CoA desaturase — its product is MTLTKDQFDALGRDLDELRERTIAKLGDEDREYIYNIIKVQRALEVAGRGLLFAGFFPPAWVLGVTALSVSKILDNMEIGHNVMHGQYDWMRDPALNSKMFEWDTVAPAENWKHSHNYVHHTYTNILGKDRDIGYGVLRMDPAQKWNPYYLGNPAYALALMAFFQWGVMLHDLEADRILSGEKKWSEGAAARKRMWHKGLKQTIKDYVLFPALTGPMFVTTLAGNLTANFVRNVWAFSIIFCGHFPAGVQSFTEEETENESRGQWYYRQMLGSANITGGPLFHIMSGNLSHQIEHHLFPDIPARRYPEMAPEVRAICAKYGLQYNTGGFAKQLTSVFVKIVRLALPDRLWDRPDNPPAGTVGGGRAVRAA